DNA sequence from the Malus sylvestris chromosome 10, drMalSylv7.2, whole genome shotgun sequence genome:
ACAATGAAATCAGACGAAAACCTTTACCATCCAGCTACCAAACAACTACTGCTCGTGTGATTATATTGTAAAGCAGTAAATGGACACATATTAAGGAACGAAAACCAATGGCACAGTCCAGACATTTGAGGAAACCGTACACCATAATACTCAAAAACATGACACCActaagaaaacaaaacataggCTGCAAGAAAATGTCCGTATAACCTCAACTTAACATTCAATATCTGGCTCTTGTTCGTCAAAATCAAGTCTCGAGATTGACCAAAAAAGAGTAAAACCTGTGGACGTCCTCAACACAAATTATACATTTGAGTAAGCATAAAAACGATAATGTCATCATTTTGAATGACTATCGTATCAAAACCATCAACTTGACACTGAAAAACAGAATGCATTAGATAAAGACAATATTTGTATTCAACTGGTAAAGAAAGCAAACATATTTCCATCTTAGACATATATCtaatgaaaatacaaaattagAACCCGAGATTCATTAATTCTTTTCGTCAGTAAAGTCTCCAAACAACAAGACAATAAGCCAACTTTTGATCCCCAAAAGTTAACTTGATTATAATAACATTTAGTCGCTTGGTGATCATACACGAAAGATCAGAAATTCAAGATAAAAAATACTaaataaatttacaaaaaaaaaaaaaaaaagctttcaGATAAATAAACAGCAATGCGCTAAGTAATTGCAACAAAGGTGACTGAAAATTACTGGGTTCTCAAGCAAGAGACAATAAAACAGCAAATTCGCACAGAAAGTTGGGGAAAAACcttgaatttgtttaaaattgAAGATATTTGCAAACCCAACTCAGAAAATCAAGGAATGTGTACGAAAAAGCATCAAAAGGTGAAGAGATAAAGCAATAGCATGGAAGAGAGGGTCAGTACGATCAAGTAAAGAGCAAAGGCCGTACCTTTCCACATTCACAACGGCAATggccaagagagagagagagagagagagagagagagagagagagagggttttgGAGTTGTGAGATATCTTTCTTTGTTAGACTTAGcagagagagcgagagaaaggagggaaaggttTTGGAGGAAGGAATAGAATATAATATATCGACATGAAACTTGTACATGGGGTTTTGGGGGACCCCGGGGGACTCGTCTTCGTTTGCCCTTTGCCTTGGTTGCTAAGGTGTTTATCTAACAAGTCAGGTAGCTGACAAGTTCGTATCGAATTCATTACAAATACATATTATTATTATAGAGGAGATACGTGTGTTAACGTAGATCTTGGTCTGATTGGATTCCACTTTTGTCATGTCACAATTTTGAGACAAGACTTGTTGATCGAAGACTAGATTACTGTTAAGTGTAATGTTTTTTAGCCAGGAACTAGATCATCATTAGACGAGATCTTTTGGCATGTGATAGACCACCTCTTCCAAGTGATAACCTCTCTTGTGGTCGGCCCTTTAGTGGTCAACTCTCTAGTGATTGATTCTAGTGGTTAGCTCTTCACAAGACCATCCTCGAGTGGTTAGCACCACGAATGAGCACCTTGGAAGACCACTTGGTAATGGTATCACCATTTACTCCAATTGGCAAGCACTCCGGAAAGACCACCTCTCCCAAGTGCTCTAAGGATGACGGTATGTCTGCGTGCTTTTTATAGACTACCATTAAATGAAGATCCTTTGACTATTTGACTAAGATTAGATATTTATTGATCTTTAGATATTTGTTGAGCTTGAGATATTTATTAAGTGATTTACATGAGGCCACGTCATCTTGTAAATGTGAGTAGCCCCTCGCCACATACATATCTTTTGGTGGAAGGTCTCTCTCCTTTTCTATTCTTATTCACGTACATCCTCTCCTCTCACActttactttttgtcttatcgtctttataaaaaaattaatataaaatattgacgtaacttaaccgtaaccgttcaaGTACGAAGGAAGAGAAGGAGAGATAGATAATGAGACGAGAGAATCGGGGATGTCCGCTGCGGTAAAATAGGCTTAGGAGTCTTGGTGAGGTAGAAGGGTGCAACTGATAGACACGGTTTGGAAGCGAGTCTGGCTACGTGGCCAAGTCACAGTTCACTTTCGGAACAAGTGTCGTTAGAGCCTCCCTCCAAATATCAACCTCAGATCATATGGTGCTTGCGATCAAGAATTCCCCTTCAATTTGATTcgagtagtttagaatatcgtaTTAAACCACATATAAACGACATGGGGCAATGTATGTAAACTTGAAACGGCCAGTGATGGTGGATCGTCATGGAAGCGATACAGAACTAAACAGAAATTTGCATCCCTTGAAATATAATCCATTTCCAATTTTCCAGTGGTTAGTTCAATTAGCCGATCACACTAGAAAAACCAAACGACATACAAAAAGGGAGGCCAATGAGATATTAAACTTCCCTCCCACAAATAAGCTAACTCAACCCCTAACTTCAAACTATATGGAGGAGAGATCCTCATAGATGTTCTTAATACCTGGCCTCTCCCCAACACTTCTTAAACATCGTAATGATATTCCAAGGACCTCCTTCATTCCCTTCTCTGCTGCTGGCATTCCCATTTCCGGCACCAATGCAGCATCAAAACATTCAGAGCCGCGCCCTTCTGATACCCTCAGCCGGACCCAGTCTGTCAAATCAACACCACTTCCTTCACCTGAAATCACATCGCCCGCACACCTTCCAGTTAAGAGTTCCAGCATTACCACTCCAAAGGCATAAATGTCTGACTTGAAGGAGGGAAGCGGCTTCTTGGAAGCAGCCAACTCTGGTGCACGGTAACCCAAGACACCAGCATCGAGAATCTGTTCAATGGTGCCAGTTTGTGTCATGAGGCGGTGGAGGCAGTAATCAGCAACACGGGCATTCAGGTCTGGCCCGTCCAACAAAATATTTGATGCTTTGAGGTTACCGTGTGGAACAGCACGGTCGAAATGGAGATAGTTCAGACCACGTGCAACGTCAACTGCAATTTTGAGCCTTTGGGCCCAGATCAGTGGTGGACCTTTTCTTCCTGGTCGATCTGAAAATAGTTTAGGCTCATTAGAAATGCATAGGGAAGTTACCTAAATACAAACACGCGCACAGATAGATACGTGGGATAAAGATCATAATACACGTCTGCATTCTTTAagaggaatgtatttgatcagTGCAAGATAAATAGGCCGAAGAGACTAATAGAAAAACAGCTTACCATAAAGAAAGCTTGCAAGACTTCCAGGTGAGATATAATCGGAAAGAATGAGCTTCTCATGCTGTGTGGGGCCCCAATAGTACCCTTTCAAACCTACAACATTCGGATGCCTCATGTTCGCAAACTTTTTAGCCTCCTTAGCAAACTCCTTTTTCTGTTTCGCCACCCCTTCTCTCAACCACTTAACTGTCAAGAGCAACCCGTTATCAAGTGTTGCCCTGTAAGAAGTCCCATGGCTACTTCTTCCCAGAACTTCAGCAGGAGCCCTTGACAGCTCCTCGGGGGTCAATGCGATTGTGTCATCAAGAAAATGCAACTCACCGACCAATTTATCCGGCGACCTCACATCCAGTCTTGCAAGGTTTTCTGTAGTGACTGACTCTCCAGACTCTGGTGACCAAGAGAAATGGCTGTGCTTTGAAGGGGAGAAACCAGCTACAGCCGCAACTTTTTTGTTGGGGCTGACAATTTCAGATGATGATCCTTTTTGTGAAGCCATGAGATCCTCATCTGAAACAACCAAAGAGCCACCGGTGGCTGTTCCACGAACACCAGATTGAGTTGGTTGAGCACGCCTGTGGATGTCTTTGCTTGTAGTATGCTCTGACGGGATTCTTCTTGACATGCGGATGTAGTGTACGAAGATAGCAAGCAGAAGAAGAATGAAGACGGCAACCACACATGAAACGATAATGATTACTTTGACCATTGTGCTGATTGGTCCCCTCTTTGAACTTTCATTTTCGGTACCATTGGATCCCGGAGGACCATTTGGAAATTGTAAACGTGCATTCCCTGGGAAAAAGGAAGATCTTGGAAACTTTCTCAGATTTTCCGGGACATCTCCAGAAAGATCATTGTATGAAGCATTAAAGCTTTCAAGACTAGTAGGCAAGTTGTCAGGCAAGTGACCTGTAAAATGATTCTGCGATATGTCGAATGAGCTTAATGTGCTGATGTTGGTGACTGAAGTTGGAAGAGAGCCAGAAAAATTATTTCTAGCAATATTGAATACTTTAAGTCCCTTCAATGAACCAAAATGATCAGGAAAATAGCCACTAAGCTGGTTCTGAGAAAGATCAAGAACCTGAAGATTTGACTCACTTGACACAGGAGATGAGATATTAATAGACCCGGTGAGAAGATTATCACGAAGGTGAAGTTCTTGTAAAGTGGGCATTGTTAGCAATTCGGCTAGAATTGTTCCATCGAGTTGATTGGAACTGAGATCAAGCACACTAATCTTTGGATATTGTGTTATAACACTTGCTATAGAACTACTAAGGGTGTTATGGGAGAGGTTGAGATAATTTAAACGCAAGAACTGTGGGGTAACATCAGGGATGGGTCCTGTCAAACGATTTTGACTCAGATCAAGATATTCGATGTTCCCCCATTTCACCATCCTGGTTAAGTTTCCTTTAAATTTGTTATTCGATAGATCAAGCACAGCACAACTTCCGGTCAGCAAGGGTAACTCACCAGTTAGCACATTTGAGGAGAGATTGAGGAAACGCAAATTTGTTGACGTAATCATATTTATTGGCCCTGAGAGATGAACTTAGATGTGAGAGGCATACTAAAACACACTATACACAAATGACTAAAGTAGAAGATACAAAAACATATTTGTAACAAGGGCAAAAAGTGGTACGTAGATAGAAGTACCTGAGAGATTGTTGCCGCTCAAATCTAGTTCACTAACAACCAGAGAATCACCTTTTAAAAGACCATTAGGAATATCTCCAGTAAATCTGTTGTTGCTCAGCT
Encoded proteins:
- the LOC126587686 gene encoding LRR receptor-like serine/threonine-protein kinase GHR1; this encodes MLRRLFVVSLLLISAMGQLPSQDILALLEFKKGIKHDPTGYVLNSWNDESIDFDGCPSSWNGVVCNGGNVAGVVLDNLSLSADVDLSVFANLTKLVRLSMANNSIMGKFPDNIADFQSLEFLDLSNNLFSSPLPPGIGRLGSLRNLSLAGNNFSGSIPDSISGLSSVQLLDLSRNSLSGPLPAALTKLPKLVSLNLSSNGFTRQIPKGFELISSLDVLDLHGNMLDGNMDLEFLMLSEVTHVDLSDNMFVSSSSQQQKFLPRLSETIKYLNLSHNQFNGSLVSGGELQMFENLKVLDLSYNQLSGELPGFNFVYDLQVLKLSNNRFTGDIPNGLLKGDSLVVSELDLSGNNLSGPINMITSTNLRFLNLSSNVLTGELPLLTGSCAVLDLSNNKFKGNLTRMVKWGNIEYLDLSQNRLTGPIPDVTPQFLRLNYLNLSHNTLSSSIASVITQYPKISVLDLSSNQLDGTILAELLTMPTLQELHLRDNLLTGSINISSPVSSESNLQVLDLSQNQLSGYFPDHFGSLKGLKVFNIARNNFSGSLPTSVTNISTLSSFDISQNHFTGHLPDNLPTSLESFNASYNDLSGDVPENLRKFPRSSFFPGNARLQFPNGPPGSNGTENESSKRGPISTMVKVIIIVSCVVAVFILLLLAIFVHYIRMSRRIPSEHTTSKDIHRRAQPTQSGVRGTATGGSLVVSDEDLMASQKGSSSEIVSPNKKVAAVAGFSPSKHSHFSWSPESGESVTTENLARLDVRSPDKLVGELHFLDDTIALTPEELSRAPAEVLGRSSHGTSYRATLDNGLLLTVKWLREGVAKQKKEFAKEAKKFANMRHPNVVGLKGYYWGPTQHEKLILSDYISPGSLASFLYDRPGRKGPPLIWAQRLKIAVDVARGLNYLHFDRAVPHGNLKASNILLDGPDLNARVADYCLHRLMTQTGTIEQILDAGVLGYRAPELAASKKPLPSFKSDIYAFGVVMLELLTGRCAGDVISGEGSGVDLTDWVRLRVSEGRGSECFDAALVPEMGMPAAEKGMKEVLGISLRCLRSVGERPGIKNIYEDLSSI